TCTTGTAGAGCCTCTCGCAATTCTAAGGCAATGAATTCAGGTTCTATGCCAGATTGGTGAGATTGAAGAGCTGCCTGTAACTTTTCCAAGACTTTGTTCAAAATATTGTAGTGTCTTGAAGAGACCAAAAACACTTTGGAGCTAGCTTGTTGCGTGTGTTCTTGCAACCATTTGCCTATAGCCCGTTTACATTCACGGAGGCCTATGCGAGTTTTTGCAGATACGGCATATTGTGGAATATTTGCTTCAATTTTTGGAATCGGGTGACATAGATCTGTCTTGTTCCAGATAAGAAAGGAGGGTTTTTGTTTTAAAATTTCAGGTAAGTTAAGTTGTGTATCTGAAGGGTCAGCTACCCATAAGATGAGTTTTGCGTTTTCCATAGCTTCAAAACTTTTTTGGATTCCTATTTTTTCTACTGGATCTTTAGCCTCCCGCCTTCCAGCTGTGTCTACGAGCTTAACGCTTTTCCCTCCTATCGTCCAATTTTCTCTCAGCATATCCCTAGTAGTTCCTGGAATGTCGGTGACTATAGCTCTGTCCTCTTCCAAAAAAGCGTTTAATAGAGAAGATTTTCCTGCATTAGGGTTGCCTGCTAAGACAATTGTTGCCCCCTGAGAAAGTTTTTGGCCCTCATCAAAGCTGTCGAGTAATTCTTGTACTGACAAAAGCGCCTCAGAGATCCATGTTTTAGATTGATCTAGCATGGAGAAATCCTCCCCCTCTTCAGGAAAATCTGCTTGTACCTCGAGAAAAGCCAGTGCCTGGACGATGAGTTGAGATATGTGAGATATTTTTTGGGAAAAATTTCCTTTTAAGTGGTTTTGAGCTATATCGAATGCCTCAGCATTCTCTGCAACAATGATGTTTTGAATAGCTTCTGCTTGTATGAGATCTATCTTGCCATTGAGAAAAGCTCTCTGTGTAAACTCTCCTGGAAGGGCTGAACGAGCGCCTGCGCAAAGAAGGGCTTCTAAAATTTTTGTGGAAGCGAAATAGCCCCCATGGCATTGAAATTCAACAGTATCTTCTCCTGTGAAAGATTTAGGGGCTCGCATCACGAGAACTAGACATTTATCTATGATCTTGCCTGAAGTTTCTAAAGCGGACCCTAGATGCACTGTATGAGAAGGGTATTTGGACACAGGTCCAGAAAATACTGCTTCAGCAACTTCTATGGCCTTTGGCCCGGAAACTCTCACTACGGAGATACTAGCTTCCCCTGGGGCTGTAGCTATAGCAGCGATGGTCGCATTGAGTAACATGGTTTCAACTCAACTAGTTTTGGTCTCACAAATGGTCGCGTAGTAATTTGGAGAAATTAGGGCTCTTGGTTTATGCAATGATTAAGCATCATTCTTAGGAACATTTTAACGTACAAAAGCATTATTGAACAACAAGTGCATATTGATTATGTGTAGGAAAGGATAAAAATCTTTTTGTTTTCAACAATATTTATGAACTCGAAAACTATTTTTTAATAATAGTTTTGAATATTTTTTGCTTTAAAACTATTATTAGAGATTGGGTTTCTTCTAAAGGAAGGTATGGACCACAGTCATTGTTACGTTGATAGAGAAAGTAAAAAGAGATTAATAGAGCCCGTTTATTGCGAGAAAACAATGAACGCAATCTATGGTTCCAAGATTGGTCGGTGGTTGGCCGATATAGTGTCCTCATACGCGGTGTTTTCTCGTTTTTACGGTTGGATACAAAGACTTCCTGTAACGAGAAAAAAAATAGTTCCTTTTGTTCGTCGATATGATGTGAATGCCCAAGAGTGTACTAAAGAACTATCGGCGTACCGGTCGTTTGACGATTTCTTTACAAGAAAACTGCGTCCAGAGTCGAGACCTATTGCTCAGGAGGATAATGTTGCAGTAGCACCTGCTGATGGTAGGTATTTGATCTATAAGAATGTCTCCGAATTCGGAGAATTTGTTGTCAAAAGTAAGCGATTTTCTCTAGAGAAATTGCTTGGAAGAAAGGAAAAATTGGTCAAGCGATATGCGCAAGGAGCCATGGTTATTATTCGACTTGCTCCATTTGATTATCACAGATTTCACTTCCCTTTTGATTGCGTGCCCTCTCAAAGCCAACTTATTTCGGGAAAGTTACATTCTGTGCATCCTTTAGCCATGCGTGATTACTTTGTCCATTTTTGCGAAAATAAGAGAATGTTGACTGTTTTAAATAGCAAATTGTTTGGTGAGGTTCTATGCCTAGAAATAGGAGCTATGAATGTAGGCAGCATTCATAACACATTTGTTCCGGGAAAAATGTACCGCAAGGGTGATGAAAAAGGTTTTTTTTCTTTTGGGGGTTCGTCTATTATCCTGCTGTTCCAGCCGGGCACTATCATTTTTGATGAAGATCTTGCCAGTAATTCAAGGATGGGGTTGGAGACTTTTTGTAAGATGGGCCAGTCTTTAGGTTTTTATCAAAAGTGCGATTTTTAGAGACATTAAAGATTTTTTTTGGTATCGCAAGAGCAGAGTTTTATCTGGATTGGCAAATTATGTGGATAATGGTGTCGTGGATCTTGGTGGTGGGGCTGGTGCTGGCTTTGCTTGCTAAAGCTTATTCGCGCGTTGTTGCTTTTCGCAGATATGCCGCTCGAGCAATCAAGGAGGTCCGTTTCTGTATCGGAATAAAAGATTGGGGAGTCGCGGAGCAAAAGTTACTTCCTCTTTTGAAAAAAAGAAGGTTTCGTAAACAGTACCTCATCGATTATGTTCGGATTCTTCGAGAAACGGGTAGATTTCGAGAGGTTGACTTATACCTAGATCAAATTCAACGGTTTGACTCTAAAGATTTCCGATACTATCTTGAACTAGGATACAGAGATTATCGAAGAGGAAGCTATAAAACGGCAGCTCAGTTTTTTTCTAAAATTCGTCAAGAAAATTTGGAAGAGCAAGATGTAGCAAAGTATGCATCTGCTCTGGTCCAACTAGGGGAGTTGGACCTTGCTTGTAGTTTGATAGAGCCCTTGGTTTCTCCTCTGTCTCCCCAGGAAACTTTCATAGCCCTAGGTCATATTTATTTCGCATCTAAGCGATACGCTGATGCAGCAGAGTTTTACTCAAGAGCTTCTTCCCTAGGGTATTGTTCCTCGGATATCATTTACAAATTTGCTCAAGCATCGAGGTTAATAGCTGATTATGAGAAGGCCAAGCTTCTTTTTAGATCCTTGTTGAAGGAGTCTTTTTATAGAGATGAAGCGTTGTTTAATATCGGACTTTGTGAACAAAAAATGGGTAGACAACACCAAGCTTTACTCATTTACCAAAGTAGTCCTTTATGGAAAAGAGGAGACGCGCTGCTGATGCGGCACGCAGCTTCTGCGGCGATGGCTGTTAAAGATTATTCCTTGTCCGAAAGTTGCTGGAAGCTTGCTTTGAAGTGTCCAACATATTCTGGAAATCCCGACTGTTGCTTTGATTATGGACTTAGCCTGTGTCGGCAGGGAAAATATGGTGAAGCAGAAAAGATATTTTTGAAAGCAGTAGCGCTGTTTCCAGAGCATTTGGGAGCGTTAAAAGCATTGGCGTGGTTATCGGGTATAGGTCTCGCTGCTTTAACTTCCCCTGAAGAAGGACTATCCTACGCTCGAAAAGCTGTGGGAGTTGTTCGGAATACGGAGACTCTTGAATTGCTTAGTGCTTGTGAGGCTCGGTCGGGGTATTTTGATGTGGCCTATGAAATACAGACTTTTCTATCAAGTTCTGATTCGTCGCAAGAGTCTAAGCGGCGGCGTTCGCTGATCTTAAGAAATCTTCGTAGGAAACTACCTCTGAATAATCAGCTTATTTCTGAGTTTAGTGAGCTTTTAGCTGCCTAATGCGATTTTTTTTAAGAAAAAATTTCTTTCAAAAGATTTTTTTCAAGCAGTAGTGTAGGATGAGCTTTTGATTTTTCTATTTTTTAAGCTCCCTTTCAGTCAATCCTTTTCGAGGTTCGTAGGGAACTTTTCATCGTCTTATTAAGGGAAATTCGTTATGGTAGGTGGAAATTGAAAAATCTTTAAGCGCTAAGGTTAGCGCGTCTGCCGACGTGGTAGCGCTTGTAAGTATTGGACTTCAAATTAATAGCGTAATCGGAAAATGTTAGGCTTCGTAAAACAGTTTTTTGGCTCTTCTCAAGAGAGGACTTTAAAAAAATTTCAAAAAATCGTCGAGAAGGTTAATGCCTTTGATCAAGAGTTGACCCAGTTGTCAGATGAAGAGTTGAAAGGAAAAACCCAGGAGTTCAAAGCTAGGATAGCTCAGGGGGAGACTTTGGATCAGTTGTTGCCTGAGGCTTATGCAACGGTGAAAAATGTTTGCCGGCGTTTTTCTGGAGTGCGAATAGAAGTTTCTGGCTATCGACAAGAGTGGGATATGGTTCCTTATGACGTCCAAATTCTTGGTGCCATAGGAATGCATAAGGGTTTTATAACTGAGATGCAAACAGGAGAAGGAAAGACTTTAACGGCTGTTATGCCTTTATATCTAAATGCCCTTAGCGGACGCCCTGTTCATCTCATCACTGTCAATGACTACCTGGCAAAACGAGATTGTGAGTGGGTAGGGTCTATCCTGCGTTGGTTGGGGTTAACTACTGGGGTATTGACCTCGGGAACGCCCCTAGAAAAGCGTAAAGAAATTTATCTTTGTGATGTTGTTTATGGAACAGCTTCGGAATTTGGCTTTGACTACTTAAGAGATAATTCTATGGCTTCCACTGCCTCGGAGCAAGTCGGGAGGGGATTTTATTTTGCAATTATTGACGAAGTGGACTCTGTATTGATTGACGAGGCGCGCACTCCTCTCATTATTTCAGGCCCGGGAGAGAAAAATAATCCTGTGTATCATGAATTAAAGGACAAAGTTTCAGAATTAGTTCGAGTGCAGAGGGATTTTTGTAACGCGAAAGCTCTTGCTGCCCGTTCAGGTTTGGAAGGGTACCTTACAACGGATGTTTTGCCTAAAAACAAAAAGGTTGTTGAGGAAATTTCAGAGCATTGCCGGGCGCTTTGGTTGGTCAGTAAGGGAATGCCCCTCAACAGAGTTTTGCGTCGAGTTCGTGAACACCCAGATCTCAGAATGTTGATTGATAAATGGGATATCTACTACCACGCCGAGCAAAATAAAGAAGAGGCCTTAGAGCAGTTATCTCAGTTGTTTATTATCGTGGATGAAAGAAACAATGATTTTGAGCTCACAGATAAAGGGATGCAAAAGTGGGTTGAAGGCCTTGGAGCTAGTGACCATGATTTTGTCATGCTGGATCTTGGAGATATTTTCTCTTCCATAGACGCTGATGAGGCACTGTCGCCAGCAGAGAAAATGGACAAAAAGATAGCGGTATCGGAAGAAGATACTTTACGTAAGTCCAGAGCACATGGTTTGCGACAACTAGTTCGAGCGCATCTGTTAATGGAAAAAGATATAGACTATATTGTTGAAGGAAATGAAGTTATTATCATAGATGAGCACACGGGGCGTCCTCAGCCCGGAAGAAGGTTTTCTGAAGGACTTCATCAAGCAATAGAGGCTAAAGAACAGGTGCCGATTCGTAAGGAGTCTCAAACGTATGCAACAATTACACTTCAAAATTATTTTAGGTTGTACGACAAACTTGCTGGGATGACTGGGACGGCCATCACGGAGGCCAGAGAATTTAAAGAGATTTATGGCTTGTATGTGTTACAGGTTCCAACTTTTAAGCCTTGTCTACGAGTGGATTTTGATGATGAGTTCTATATGACTGACAGAGAGAAGTATAGCGCTATTGTTAATGAAATTCTGTCAGTCCATGCAAAAGGGAATCCCATCCTTATTGGAACAGAATCTGTTGAAGTCTCAGAGAAATTGTCTAGAATTTTGAAGCAGAAGCACATTCCTCATACGGTTTTAAATGCGAAAAATCATGCTAAAGAAGCAGAAATTATAGCACAGGCTGGTAAACGTGGAGCTGTGACTGTGGCTACTAACATGGCTGGGCGAGGAACGGACATTAAGCTAGATGAAGAGGCGATTGCTGTAGGGGGGCTTTATGTTTTAGGGACTACCAGACATCAGTCTCGCCGAATAGATCGTCAGCTTAGGGGGCGTTGTGCTAGGCTAGGGGATCCGGGAAGTGCTAAATTTTTCTTATCTTTCGAGGATCGCCTAATGAGATTGTTCGCTTCTCCGAAGCTCAACGCTTTGATCAGACATTTTCGTCCGCCAGAAGGGGAGGCTATGTCAGATCCTATGTTAACTCGCTTAATAGAAACTGCGCAAAAACGGGTAGAGGGTAGAAATTACACTGTGCGTAAGCATACCCTAGAATATGACGATGTTATGAATAAACAGAGGCAAGTGGTGTACGCTCTGCGCAATGAGATTATTCATTCTTCAGATATTTTGTTGTTGGCTAGGGAGGTTTTGGAAGAGGTTGGTAGTGTCTTGAGTTATGCTTTGTATGATGAGCAAGCAACAACAGGTTTCCAATTGCCAAAGGCGTTAGCGTGGTTGTATCATTCCTTCCCAGCAGAAGTAGATATCGAATATCTTAAGTCATTACGAGATCCCGAACGAGCTGGGGCTGTTTTGTCAGAACTTTTGGGCAAAACCTTTGACGCAAAAATGGGGAAAATTATTGGTGGGCTGGAAGCTTCTGGAGAAGTTACTGACGCACAGTTTTTGCTTGCAGATGTGGCTCGCTCTCTGATGATTTTTCATCTGGATGCGCAATGGAAGGATCATATTGTTGATATGGATCTTTTGCGAAGTGAAGTTGGACTACGTACGGTGGGACAGAAAGACCCCCTGTTAGAGTTTAAACAAGAATCGTTTCTTTTGTTTGAAGCTCTTATTAGAGATGTTAGAGTGGATATAGCAAAGCATTTATTGATGTTGGAACTAACTGTTGAACGTCCTCAAGAAAATGTTATTCCGACGGTAGCGACATCTTTTAACCGATCTTATAATGAAGTGATTCCTAAGACACTAACCTTAGCTCCATCTTCGGGGGAAGAATAAAAACTTCGTTAAAGCCTTCTCTCATGTGGGAAGGCTTCGTATTTTTGGCATTAATAGCGAGAGCTAGTTGAAAATATGCCACTCAGACCACCCTTCAGGTATACTGTAGTTTCTAATCCAGAAGGTTCTTCGATCATCAGCTATGAAGAACTGCACGTAGTGATCCAAAATCGTTCGTATTGAGATGATGATATTGTCTAAGCTTGAGTTTGCCTTGGGGAAGTCTCTAGGTCCGTTGAATAATTGCTCTATGCCAGTAGTAATGATGTAGTCGGTGCGCAGGACTGCGTTAAAATCTAAGCTTTTAATGGGTAGTTTTTCTGGGGGAATCTGAAACCAGGCGGACCAGGTATCTCCTAAAGTCCTGGTGTAGGCTAGGCTATTCGAATTAATGTAAAATTGTCTTGTTTCAGGTAGAATAGCGTCTCCTAAAACAATAAGGAGGTCGCTGTCTTCTTTTTGATTTTCTTCTATGTATACACCAGTTTCTGTATAGAGGTCCAGGGACCGAGACTCATCAGAGTTTTGGCTAAGGTGTTCTTCCAAGTAGGGGTCGTATTCTTCTTCAAAGGAATTGTAAGTCATGGTAAAACTCTCTAATTAATAAAATTAATTTTTTAATTAGTTAATACCAATAGTTACAATTAGAATCAAAAGTTAATTATATCTTTTTGGCTTTTCTTTTAATTCTATATCAAAAGGAATTCCATGAAAATTAAAGGCATCCCTAAGATTGTTTCTTAAATATTGCTCATAAGATTTAGTTAATAAAGATTTAGAATTAATAAATAATAAAAATAGAGGAGGAGAAAAACTTTTTTGTACTCCGTAATATACTCGCAATCTCCTTTTAGCAATTAGTTGTGGTGGGTGTTTGGCTAAAGTATTAACGAGTGTTTTATTTAACAA
This sequence is a window from Chlamydiifrater volucris. Protein-coding genes within it:
- the mnmE gene encoding tRNA uridine-5-carboxymethylaminomethyl(34) synthesis GTPase MnmE, with the protein product MLLNATIAAIATAPGEASISVVRVSGPKAIEVAEAVFSGPVSKYPSHTVHLGSALETSGKIIDKCLVLVMRAPKSFTGEDTVEFQCHGGYFASTKILEALLCAGARSALPGEFTQRAFLNGKIDLIQAEAIQNIIVAENAEAFDIAQNHLKGNFSQKISHISQLIVQALAFLEVQADFPEEGEDFSMLDQSKTWISEALLSVQELLDSFDEGQKLSQGATIVLAGNPNAGKSSLLNAFLEEDRAIVTDIPGTTRDMLRENWTIGGKSVKLVDTAGRREAKDPVEKIGIQKSFEAMENAKLILWVADPSDTQLNLPEILKQKPSFLIWNKTDLCHPIPKIEANIPQYAVSAKTRIGLRECKRAIGKWLQEHTQQASSKVFLVSSRHYNILNKVLEKLQAALQSHQSGIEPEFIALELREALQETGTLSGKEVTEEILGEIFSQFCIGK
- a CDS encoding tetratricopeptide repeat protein, producing MWIMVSWILVVGLVLALLAKAYSRVVAFRRYAARAIKEVRFCIGIKDWGVAEQKLLPLLKKRRFRKQYLIDYVRILRETGRFREVDLYLDQIQRFDSKDFRYYLELGYRDYRRGSYKTAAQFFSKIRQENLEEQDVAKYASALVQLGELDLACSLIEPLVSPLSPQETFIALGHIYFASKRYADAAEFYSRASSLGYCSSDIIYKFAQASRLIADYEKAKLLFRSLLKESFYRDEALFNIGLCEQKMGRQHQALLIYQSSPLWKRGDALLMRHAASAAMAVKDYSLSESCWKLALKCPTYSGNPDCCFDYGLSLCRQGKYGEAEKIFLKAVALFPEHLGALKALAWLSGIGLAALTSPEEGLSYARKAVGVVRNTETLELLSACEARSGYFDVAYEIQTFLSSSDSSQESKRRRSLILRNLRRKLPLNNQLISEFSELLAA
- a CDS encoding phosphatidylserine decarboxylase, translated to MDHSHCYVDRESKKRLIEPVYCEKTMNAIYGSKIGRWLADIVSSYAVFSRFYGWIQRLPVTRKKIVPFVRRYDVNAQECTKELSAYRSFDDFFTRKLRPESRPIAQEDNVAVAPADGRYLIYKNVSEFGEFVVKSKRFSLEKLLGRKEKLVKRYAQGAMVIIRLAPFDYHRFHFPFDCVPSQSQLISGKLHSVHPLAMRDYFVHFCENKRMLTVLNSKLFGEVLCLEIGAMNVGSIHNTFVPGKMYRKGDEKGFFSFGGSSIILLFQPGTIIFDEDLASNSRMGLETFCKMGQSLGFYQKCDF
- the secA gene encoding preprotein translocase subunit SecA; amino-acid sequence: MLGFVKQFFGSSQERTLKKFQKIVEKVNAFDQELTQLSDEELKGKTQEFKARIAQGETLDQLLPEAYATVKNVCRRFSGVRIEVSGYRQEWDMVPYDVQILGAIGMHKGFITEMQTGEGKTLTAVMPLYLNALSGRPVHLITVNDYLAKRDCEWVGSILRWLGLTTGVLTSGTPLEKRKEIYLCDVVYGTASEFGFDYLRDNSMASTASEQVGRGFYFAIIDEVDSVLIDEARTPLIISGPGEKNNPVYHELKDKVSELVRVQRDFCNAKALAARSGLEGYLTTDVLPKNKKVVEEISEHCRALWLVSKGMPLNRVLRRVREHPDLRMLIDKWDIYYHAEQNKEEALEQLSQLFIIVDERNNDFELTDKGMQKWVEGLGASDHDFVMLDLGDIFSSIDADEALSPAEKMDKKIAVSEEDTLRKSRAHGLRQLVRAHLLMEKDIDYIVEGNEVIIIDEHTGRPQPGRRFSEGLHQAIEAKEQVPIRKESQTYATITLQNYFRLYDKLAGMTGTAITEAREFKEIYGLYVLQVPTFKPCLRVDFDDEFYMTDREKYSAIVNEILSVHAKGNPILIGTESVEVSEKLSRILKQKHIPHTVLNAKNHAKEAEIIAQAGKRGAVTVATNMAGRGTDIKLDEEAIAVGGLYVLGTTRHQSRRIDRQLRGRCARLGDPGSAKFFLSFEDRLMRLFASPKLNALIRHFRPPEGEAMSDPMLTRLIETAQKRVEGRNYTVRKHTLEYDDVMNKQRQVVYALRNEIIHSSDILLLAREVLEEVGSVLSYALYDEQATTGFQLPKALAWLYHSFPAEVDIEYLKSLRDPERAGAVLSELLGKTFDAKMGKIIGGLEASGEVTDAQFLLADVARSLMIFHLDAQWKDHIVDMDLLRSEVGLRTVGQKDPLLEFKQESFLLFEALIRDVRVDIAKHLLMLELTVERPQENVIPTVATSFNRSYNEVIPKTLTLAPSSGEE